attcttatgacacgaaatttgttggccgtaggtacttaattaactaacattattcttgcaaactaagaatcgcaatatttattttctaataattaatccgtcaaaaattaatgaggtaaatcaggtaatatataattatgttcctagtaggtattcggtaaaaaataattaatcgagtctatgcagatctaattatcattaataaacaaagtcatataccgaccaggaaaaagcaaaatgatagttatgtatagttaacgtcaaaaatatgtatacacttttgaaccttatttcaatgagatagggtttaaaaatgtggacatatttttggcgacgacgtaccaagcaaggtcaatggctgagtactggatccgcgaaacccagtgctcagccgcattaaaacgttatttcaaatgcggctgactactgggttttactttaaattgactagggcatgcctaactaaatttgaaaatgtaaatttaacggtcctaacggtcgcattggctcgaaaataataaaataaacgaattacccaaaggtcagccgtggggggctgggcactggattctttggaaaaaagtgttatccagtggccagccccctcaatttataagtgaaatattgatattttcattcaaatataatgcaatttaatagataaactaataaataaaccaatcattaacaaaaataataacttttaacattaaaacatagtttttcttgcctgttaagagaacaccacgtgcagtaaaaaatatggccgacatgacactattgcactcgtcgacaaacagcacctgtatgaacgagtatatttcttccccccgttccctcaccgcacttgtcgtgtgacgtattaaccagtaaggaatcaaagctcctatttgagtactcgcgatttgtttaaacgaatataccagatatttatgaccaataaacggctcaaaaggctgaccactggtacccggctggccactggtgccgttacccaaTATTCATTTCTTTAGAAACAGCTATTTCGTGAATTTGGTCTTGTTATTGAATAACATAGTGCTTTTAGAAATTACTCATTCGCTGTAAAATTTGATGGATTATTTTTCAACATTGGCTACGAGTTAACAACAATAAACTTTAGCTAATTTCAGCTGGACCATTTACAAAAATAACTAGGCATCAAAATAGTTTCATGTCCGAAAGctgaatgtaggtacctaaggtaTATATTGGAGTAACTTCGAAAGCGggttaattttgaaaatgacaaATACTAGTACCTATCTACTAAGTAAACTAGAAGTAGGTACTTTCTACTATAGCAACAGTGCCTAAGCGAAATGCCTTGGTAAATCAACGTTCACACACCAACAGTAGCGAAGTAAGGTAAGTGTTGCAAAAACCTTAAGCACTTCCTAATAAGCGCTTCATAAAGTgcttaaaaaggttttatagaTATTTGTCATCCGCTTTCGAAGTCATcttaatgtaagtacctattttttaacatGCATCCAAATCATTAGCCTGTTCCTAATAGATACCCAAATCCAAGTTTTTgacctacttaaaaaataatgttaaaattatTAAGATAAAAAACATCTCACGCACAAACACTGTACAATCGGAATTCATGCCAAACTCCGTGACCTTTTATCAAAGTTCACCCGATAAAAACATTGTAGTTCCATTCATTCGTCCGCTGCCGACCAAAATGGCCACTTATTTATACTTGCTGGCCATCTTTCTGCCATCGATCTTAGGGCAGTGTACGGTAGAAAAGGCGAGTCCTAGCTTCAGCCGCGCGGTTTACGAGTTTTCTCTGGATTTAATACAAAGAGTGGGACAAGAAAACGACAACCACTTCGTGACGTCACCATTCTCGCTATGGACTGTTCTAACATCGGCGTCTTTAGGAGCAGACGACGAGACCCTCGCGGAAATGAAGCGAGTCCTCCGGCTCCACCACTACCCGTGCTTCAACGATAGGTACTTGGAAATCGTGAAAGGTATCACAGTGTCCAACACGAAGACCACACTGGAGAGAAGTTCTGCGCTCTTCGTTGACAAGACTGTGTCTCTTCTCGaatctttccatagaaaactgtCCGGAACCGGCGTGTGCGATGTCATGATCTTGCCTTTCGACAACTATAACAACGTAGCTGCGACTATAAATAATTACGTGAGCCAAGCGACCCACAACACTATTGAAGAAATCGTGAGCTCTAATGACATCGAAGGAGTATATCTGCTTCTGCTCGACGCTGTTTACTTTAAAGGAATGTGGAATATACCCTTTGAGCCCTCAGAAACTGAGATCACCGCTTTCTACGACGAGAAAAACAGCCCCGCTGGAGATGTTAACATGATGTTCTCCATGAGGCAATACAACTTGGCATCTATTGATCAGCTACAAGCAAAAGTCTTAGAACTGCCGTATGGAGATGGAGACCGTTTTTCCATGCTCATATTCCTCCCCGACCAATCCAGTTCTGTGGCTAAAGTCACAGACCAGCTGAAGAGAGTGACTTTAAAGTCCATATTCTACATTTTTCAGCGTAATGGACTCGACACGGTTCAAGTTCAGATCCCGAGGTTCAAGATTACTTCCCAACTGGATAATCTTAAGGAGCTTTTAATGGATATGGGTTTGAAGTTGATGTTCGACAGCAGTGCTCAGTTCCCGTATATATCTGACTACAGTTTCTACATATCGAATGTGGTGCAGAAGGCTGATGTGGAGGTGACAGAGGAAGGcacggtggcggcggcggcgtcggcgGCGGAGTTTGAGGCAAGACGCTTGCCCGACTCCTTCCAAGCCAACAGGCCGTTCCTGTTCATGATTGTGGATAAGTTGAACTATATTCCGCTGTTCACTGGGGCGTATTCGAAGCCGTCcgtgttttaaataaattatggcaCGTAAATTTTGAAGATTTTATTGCaacctaaaaaaatatgtcTCTAGATAGGAaacgtaatgtacctactacctatataAACAAATACAAATCCCCCTTGTAGGGATACGTCCTCCTTTGTACCTTCATTTCTTGAATGTGTGCTGTATTGCCTgtgatatttattaaaactatgAGTCTAAGTCTAAGAATGACTCactttagaccgggccgtgtccggattggagcttccggcgctttgtTTTTTATGGAAAGTATCAGGTGATCAGCTGTcatttgtcatagaaaagtaagcgccggaagctccggcccggacacggcccgggcttacgcgagtcatccttaatgtgcAATTAAGAGGTTACTACTTGAAATAGTACTAAACAACTTTATAGACCAATCAAACACGATTTTCATAGATTCTAACTATTCTAAGTATGAATATTTGCAGAGCAATTAAACTGTTTGTGACTGCATTTTGCTTACATCAACTCGCTAAGAATCAAAATGTCCTAACCCCTCTTTAAGGTCCACACTCGCACGACTTTTTTCTTGAAACGTTGAAACATTTGTATTCAGGCTAGGTTCCGACGTATGTATTGAACAATGTCCTTTTGTGAATAGCTTGATAGCCTTACAGGTTGACTATAATTAGACATGAAGTTAAGTCCTGAATTagtcaatcaaatcaaactTATTTTTACTATTGAACTTACTATGTAGGGACTGCTGTAGCTAcatattggccactacataatAATCAACCACTCCTAACAATAAGAAGTcatttggcttgtttctttctgatttgttaggaaaggccaattactatgcCAATACTCATCATAAGGCCAATTActcatctactcgaaggttagctggaagagatcccttacagggataagttcgcctttgtacctttatttctgtaaacattatgtaaacctgtgttgtgtacaataaagtgattactactactactactatgtaGTGGCTAATAACTATATAGCAGTCACGCTATATTTAAGTAACACAATAACACTGTGCAGCTACTACACTCTATTGAAAGtctgttcagtagtttttgagtttatcgcgaagaTAC
The sequence above is a segment of the Cydia amplana chromosome 2, ilCydAmpl1.1, whole genome shotgun sequence genome. Coding sequences within it:
- the LOC134661248 gene encoding serpin B6-like produces the protein MATYLYLLAIFLPSILGQCTVEKASPSFSRAVYEFSLDLIQRVGQENDNHFVTSPFSLWTVLTSASLGADDETLAEMKRVLRLHHYPCFNDRYLEIVKGITVSNTKTTLERSSALFVDKTVSLLESFHRKLSGTGVCDVMILPFDNYNNVAATINNYVSQATHNTIEEIVSSNDIEGVYLLLLDAVYFKGMWNIPFEPSETEITAFYDEKNSPAGDVNMMFSMRQYNLASIDQLQAKVLELPYGDGDRFSMLIFLPDQSSSVAKVTDQLKRVTLKSIFYIFQRNGLDTVQVQIPRFKITSQLDNLKELLMDMGLKLMFDSSAQFPYISDYSFYISNVVQKADVEVTEEGTVAAAASAAEFEARRLPDSFQANRPFLFMIVDKLNYIPLFTGAYSKPSVVLAELPETYTLSEEEKSYLAKHGFLVIKGLIDFTTLYSCKQQFSKICKGLQDPGNILVVKEPSLVNTGAKGEDLINKLQEIHHDEVFINYTEHPRLLHVVSQLIGADMSVMHSMLINKPPGTSRHPPHQDLFYFPFRPVEWIMAAWTAIDDVTVENGCLYVVPGSHLENKLHDHGTVPNSNRLYHGILDEAGTAPEQKRVCLEMSPGDTVFFHPLLVHGSGPNVSKRYRKAITAHYANSGCHFHNEKGELARQIEAEAKKKGYTLSYTDVWKFKSKQITLKSRL